The Kordia sp. SMS9 DNA window TTCATAAAAGGTGCTTCTTGATTTAAAACCAACTTCTTTCCCAATAGCTTCCAACGAAAAAACATGAAAACGTACATCGGTTAGCATTTCTTTGGCTAACTGAATTCGGTACTGATTGATGAAATCCTTACAACTAATCTGCCCTTCTTCTTTCAAAATTCTAGTGACAGAACTGACGCTTAATCCTAATTTTTCGGCTAAAAGTGTTCTATTTAAAGAAGGATCTCTGAAAAGTTCTTCGTCACGCATCAACAACTGCATATGTTCAAAATGATTCAGTGTTACATTATTTTTTACGGCTGTGGTAGATTTTTTAGAATTTGAATATATCTTCTGAATCGCTTTTTGATCTTGTTGAATCTGTAATTTTTGAATACCAGTATATGAAATTCTCACAAAAAACAAAGACATAATCACACCAAAAGAACCCCAAAGCTCAACGTCAAACAATAATTCAATCACTTCTAAAATTAAAAAGAAAAGCATCACAACAATCAAACTCCAAGAAATAGCAAACAACCATTTCCTTACATCAAACTCCGCATTGCTTCTATAAATTTTTATCATAGCTAAGGTTACAACAAGGACATTAAACGTAATAATAATATATGTTTCAAAAACCTCAAAGCCTTCCAAAAAGGTTTCAAGCGAACTATTTTCAACAGCAATACTGCCAATATAAAGTGACGAAAGCAGCATAAAAGGGCTGAGAAATAGTATAAAAGTTGTTTTTGATATCTTTTCTTTTATGACTTCACAAACGTACATGTACAGAAAAACTGAAAACAAATACTCAATTCTCAAAAAACATAAAATTTCAAAAAAAAGGGTTTCTTCAAATATCGCATTGATACGGAGCATCAACAGGGAAAGTGTAATTAAGCAAGCTGTTAATAAGTGATTGGCACGACTTTTATATCGTTTCGATGTAAGTAATACTGTTGCAAAAAACAACACAATTATAATCCCAATACTACTGATAAAATGATCGGTTTCCATCCTTAAAAATAAGGCTACATTTTCTATTAAATCTATTTTTAGTAAAATATTTTTTAGCAAGCAATTTGTAAGTCTCATACGATCAATTTGATACTCAAAACAATGGTATTTGTATGTTTATTGCTAAATTGATATATTTATGCTAAATTACTATATATGAAAATAGACTTATGTCCAAACTGCGGTTCAGATCAATACATAAAAAGCGGAATTGTCAATAATAGGCAACGTTACAAGTGCAAAAAGTGTAGCTATTTTTTCTCTGTAAACAAGCTAGGGAAAAAGATTGATGACTATTACGTCAATAAATCACTTCAGTTGTATTTAGAAGGATTAACCTATCGTGAAATAGAACGTATTTTAGGAATTTCACACGTTAGTATCATGAATTGGGTAAAAAAATACAACATCAAACGCCCGTATAACTCTAGTTATCATCCTACCTACAAAATCTTAAATGCAGACGAACTCGGAACGTACTTTCAAAATGCGGAAAACATCAAAGGTGCTGGTGTGATTGTAACAGAATTAGGCGATAAGTTTATGTTGATAAAATGGGAACGCTTTAAAGATTAATATAACAAATTAGCAAAAAAATATAGTAGTTTTTATTTATCTCACTGTTTTTTGGAGTTTAGTACTGCACACAAAACCAATGTAACACCAACTAACCTTTTTACAACAATGAGAAAACAAATTCTTTTATTGGTAGGAATATTTTTAATAACTTTCCAATATACAAACGCCCAAGGCGCGCCAGATTACAATGGCGGAATGAAAGTAAAACTCAATGAAGATGGTTCTAAATACTTCCGAATCATCTCATGGGCGCAAATATGGGCACAACACAATTCAGACAGACCTTTAGACGCAAACGGAAACGAACAAAGCGATCTCAATTTTAGTTTGCGTAGGGCACGTGTACTCATGTATGCACAAATCAACAAGCGTTTCCTAATTCTCACACACTTCGGACTCAACAGTCTAAACGGAGACAACTTATCACCTACAGGGAAAGGAGACAGTTCACAACTCTTCTTTCACGATGTTTGGGGACAATTTACGCTGACAGACGATCACGCAATCGGTGGTGGTTTGCACTATTGGAACGGAATTTCCAGAGCCAACAACCAAAGTACGCTGAACATGATGACGCTCGACAACCAACGTCAAGCGTGGGCAACCATTGGACTTTCCGATCAATTTGCACGTCACATGGGCGTATACCTCAAAGGAAAATTTGGAAAACTACAATACCGCGTCTCTATCAATGATGCTGTGACAAACAATTTGCAAGAAGCTGTAACGCCGACACCTGACGGATCAGCTGTATACGCAGGGAGACGTTTGTTAGGGTCCAAAGATGCTGGAAGAACGTACGCAGGATATTTTGACTATAATTTTTTAGACCAAGAATCGAACTTCTTACCGTACAAAGTAGGAAGCTATTTAGGCGGAAAAAAAGTATTCAACATTGGCGCAGGTTTCTTCTTCCATCCAAAAGGATCGGTTATCGCAAATACTGCGGGCGAGTTGGCAGGAGAAGACGTATCTATCTTTGCAGTAGATGCCTTTTACGATGCACCAATTGGGAAAAAAGGAGCTTCCTTAACAGCGTATGCACTGGCACAATTCAGTGATTATGGAAAAGATTTTACCTTAGGAAGAACTTATGAAACAGGTTCTTTACTGCACGGACACGTTGGATATGTGCTTCCAACAGAAAAAGCGACAAAATTTCAGCCATATATACAATTCGACACCAGACAAATTGATGCCATTGATGACAATGCCACTTCTTTTGGTGTCGGAATAAATACATACCTTAGTGGACATCATTCCAAACTAAGTTTAGAATATTTCAATACAAAATATGGGAATGCTGATGCTGTGGGAACACTCACGCTTCAAGCCATGATTTACCTGTAAAAACCAACCAACTATGAGTGAAAAACAAAAACACGCAACAGCGTACTGGAAAGAAAATCTCAAATACCTTGTTATCTTACTATCAATATGGTTTATCGTTTCCTACGGATGCGGAATCTTATTCAGAGAAGAACTCAACCAATTTAGACTTGGTGGATTCAAACTAGGATTCTGGTTTGCACAACAAGGATCTATCTACGTATTCGTAATTCTTATCTTCGTATACGTACGATTAATGAACAAATTAGACAAAAAATACGGTTTCGACGAGTAACCCTAACTAAAAAAATATAAATTATTATGAGTGTACAAACGTGGACTTGGATCTTAGTAGGGATAACTTTTGCCCTATATTTTGGAATAGCAATTTGGGCGCGAGCAGGCTCAACAAAAGAATTTTACGTTGCTGGTGGAGGTGTTTCTCCATTAGCCAACGGAATGGCAACAGCCGCCGATTGGATGAGTGCCGCCTCTTTTATCAGTATGGCAGGTATTATCTCCTTTGCAGGATATGACGGTTCTGTATATTTAATGGGCTGGACAGGCGGATATGTATTACTAGCATTATTATTAGCGCCGTATCTGCGGAAATTTGGAAAATTTACCGTGCCCGATTTTATTGGAGATCGCTATTATTCAAACGCGGCAAGAACCGTAGCAGTGATCTGTGCGTTGATCGTATCATTTACCTATGTAGCAGGACAAATGCGTGGTGTGGGAATTGTATTTTCTCAATTCTTGCAAGTAGATATCAATACAGGAGTAGTTATTGGAATGGCAGTGGTATTAACGTTTGCTTTTTTAGGAGGAATGAAAGGAATCACGTATACGCAAGTAGCACAATACTGTGTACTCATCTTTGCGTTCATGGTACCAGCATTTTTTATCTCCATGCAAATGACAGGAAACATCATTCCACAAATTGGAATGGGCGGAGAAATCGCAGAAGGCGTACCATTACTTGATCATTTAGATCAATTACACACCAAACTCGGATTTAACGAATATACCAGCGGAACCAAATCTACGTGGGATGTATTTGCAATTACCTTAGCATTAATGGTAGGAACTGCAGGATTACCACACGTAATTGTACGTTTCTTTACGGTGCCAAAAGTAAAAGATGCGCGTAAATCTGCAGGATATGCACTATTGCTCATCGCTATTTTATATACAACAGCACCTGCAATTGCAGTTTTTTCAAGAACGAATTTAATTGAAACCGTAAGTGAAAAACAATATTCGGAAATTCCACAATGGTTTAAAAATTGGGAAGACACAGGATTAATCGCTTGGGCTGATAAAAATGGTGATGGAAAAATTCAATACGTTGCAGGAGATGCATTAAAAGGAAAACCTAAGTACACTGAGGAAAGAGGCGCACATGGAGAACGTTTGGTTTCTAATGCAAAAGCGACTGAGATGAACGAGTTATATGTAGATAGAGATATCATGGTATTGGCAAATCCAGAAATTGCAAACTTGCCAAATTGGGTCATTGCTTTAGTAGCAGCTGGTGGATTGGCAGCAGCGTTATCAACCGCAGCAGGATTATTATTGGTAATATCTACGTCGATCTCTCACGATTTAATCAAAAAACAAATCAATCCAAATATCTCTGACAAAGGCGAATTAAAGTGGGCACGAATCTCTATTGTAATTGCAGTAGTAATTGCTGGACTCTTCGGAATTTACCCGCCAGGATTTGTCGCCGCCGTTGTCGCCTTGGCATTCGGGTTGGCAGCCGCCTCGTTTTTCCCAGCCATTATTTTGGGAATTTTTGATAAGCGAATGAACAAACAAGGTGCGATAGCAGGAATGGTTGTCGGAATCGTATTAATGTTATTCTACATGATTCGCTACAAAACAGGACTTATTGGTGTCATGGATCCATTACCAAAAAGTGAATGGTGGTTTGGAACCTCACCAGAAGGTTTCGGAACGATTGCTATGATTGTAAACGTAGTAGTGTCGGTTGTCGTTTCAAGATTAACACCAGTGCCACCAAGCGATGTACAAGAAATGGTGGAAAGTATCAGAATTCCTTCTGGAGCAGGAGAAGCTTCCAGTCATTAACATATTTTTAGATTAAAAACAATTAAAACGAAAAAAGAGGCTGTCTAAAGAACCGAAATTTTGTCAAATTGAATTTGATTCAGATTGACGCTTTCAAAAGCTTTCCAGACCGTCTCTTTTTTTCTGTCTTACGGAATATATTAATTCAATAACTTATTCCCTTTAACTTGATCTCCAAATTTGGATTGGAATATTTTAGCATCGTTTTGCAACATCTTTAATAAACGTGCATCATCAATTGGAGTACTTAATTCTCTTCCTTTGTAAGAAGTATAATTTTTTCCATTCAAATGATAAATGTTCACATTCAAGTTAGGAACATACACAATTTTTAAATTACGATATTCTTCACGCTTCATGCTATTTGGTAATTGGTTTAAGGCTTTGTGATACTGATGGTCAATAAGTTCAATAACTTTAAATTTACCTTCTTTTTCTTGTTTTGCCACACCTATAGTAGTGATCAATTTGGTATCTTTAATGAGTGGAATTATTTTTTTAATTTCTGCATTTAACAAATCCTCCATCTTTCTGGAATCGTTGTAGTTTAAAAGCTTTTCAAAATTCATTTCATAGTAGTTCAAAGGAGAAGCAATACGTGCGTTTTTTACATCGTTTGCATCAATTCCAAAATTAAACTGATCTCCTGTTTCTGTTAAGATTTGTACTAAATCAGCTTTCCCTTTTTCAGCAACTTCACGAATTTCTTTTGATTGATTTTGACTGTTCATGCTCATCGTCACTAAAATTACGCACAAACTCATGTATATATTTAAATGTTTCATAATTTACTATTTTAGTATATTAAATGTAATCAATTATTTTTTACTTGTTTTATACCAAGTTGTCCAATGAGTTCTTGGCCCAGATGGATCTAAATACTCAGCATACGTTATAACACGTTCAGAGCCTGTACAAGGAGACCAAGGATCGTTTAGCACAACATAATCTGTGCCGCCAATACTGAAATATCCTTTTACAACTACCACATGTCCTACAACTCCTGGCGTACCATACGCATATCCCAATACATCTTTGGAACAATAAATACTTTTTCTTAGCTGTGCCAATGAGAGTCCAGCATTAGATGTTGAAAAATTAACACCTGCAAAATCTAGTTCTAGCCAACCTGGAGTTCTGCAATCGTTTGTTTTTGGACAACTCTGTCCTGCATTTTCAAAATCACAACAGTTTGTTTTACCAAAACGATGATTTGCTAAGTCGCATTGTGTTACAAATTGTCCTTCATTTTCAGCGATCATTTGCGTTACCGCTGCCCAACACCATTGACTGGTTTCTTGCGGGCGCAGTATATTATTGACATTACCAATTACTGTACTTGGTGTACAACAACTTTGTATGATAATAGTCAAAAAGACTAATTTTAGAAATAATAAAAATTTTGTTTTCATGTTTTGTATATTTAATGGTTAGTAGTTGACTTTTGAGTAGTAAAACAAGTATAACTTTACACTTCTCTTTTACAGTATCATCAGTACGGTACAAAAATCTATGTATTTACTAGAAGTTTCAAGGGTTAAAAAAAGGTATGTGAATAGGTTTTTTCCTATTTTATACATAGTGTTTTACTTCTAATATGCAGTCAACCAAAAAATCAACCAATAATGATGAATTTGAAAAGGATCAACCAACCAACGAATCTCTACTTTGTAAAGGGTATTTTTTTTCTTAATTTTAAAAACACCAAACTAAGTCAATGAAAAAACGACACGAACAAAAACTGATTGTCCTTGCCATTGCGTTGTTTTTAATATTCAATGTGCCTTTTGTACTTACGTTCAGTGTAGATGGTGCTTTCTTGGGAATTCCGACATTTTACTTTTCTATCTTTTCGGTTTGGTTGCTCTCCATCATCATTTCGTACATTGTTTTAAAACGTTATTATGAATAATTACACGCTCGTTTTTATCATCATAAGTTACCTCGCAGTGCTTTTTTATGTAGCGTTTTTGGCGGAAAAAAGGCGACAAAGCAAATGGGTGAACAATCCGTATGTATATACTTTTTCACTCGCAGTGTACTGTTCAGCGTGGACGTATTACGGAAGTATTGGAATTGCTGCCAATTCAGGTATCAACTTTTTACCAATCTACCTCGGGCCAGTCATTGCAGCCCCTTTGTGGATTATCGTGTTGCGGAAAATCATTCGGATTTCCAAACAACACAAAATATCTTCCATTGCCGATTTTATTTCTCTTCGCTATGGAAACAACCGATTTTTAGGCGCGTTAGTCACGATTGTTTGTTTATTGGGAACCTTGCCATACATTTCGTTACAACTAAAAGCGGTTTCGGAAACCTTTGAAATTATGGCAGATGAAACCAGTTATATTTCCACCTCTGTTTTTGACGATTCTACGTTTTATGTGGCGTTACTTTTGGCGATTTTTGCAACCTTTTTCGGAACACAAAATACCGATGCGTCGGAAAAGCACAAAGGAATCATTGCCTCTGTAGCGTTTGAATCTATTATAAAACTAGTGTTCTTTTTGATCATTGGCGTGTATATTACATTTTATTTGTTTGATGGAACCACAGATATCTACAACCAAATGTCTGCCAGCATGGAAAACTTTCAAGAATTGGTGACTCTGGGAAGTGTGGAAAATGGATTTGATTGGTTTTTTATGATTGCACTCGCATTCATCGCCATCTTTTTATTGCCACGACAATTTCAAGTTTCCGTCTTAGAAAATACACGTGAAAAACATTTAAAAAAAGCCATTTGGTTATTTCCATTGTACTTATTGCTCTTTAATTTCTTTGTCATTTTTATCGCTTGGGCGGGAAAACTCACGTTTGGCAACACACAAAATGCCGAATATTACACCTTGTTACTTCCGTTGGAAAATGGCAACTCATTCTTAGCAACCTTGGTATTTTTAGGAGGATTTTCTGCTGTGATTTCTATGGTGATTGTTTCTACCTTAGCGTTATCGACCATGGTAAGTAACAACTTGATCATTCCGTATGGCTTCTTAGATAAATTCATCAAAAATCAAACAGAGCGAAACTCAAAATACATCAAAAATATTCGTAGAATTTCCATCTTTCTCATCATCATTGGCGCATATTTCTTTTATGTGTCGTTTTCCAAAGAACTCTCGTTGTATTCTATCGGACTCATTTCTTTTGTAATCATTGCACAATTAGCGCCTTCATTTTTCATCGGATTATTTTGGAATCGTGGCGCTTCAAAAGCAGCGATTATCGGAATCATTGTCGGAACACTAATTGCAATGTATACGCTCATATTACCATTCATACTACAAGCATATACAGGAACAGACGATTTTATTCAGTATGGACTCAACGGAATTTCAATGTTAAAACCGTATGCGTTGTTCGGAATCGACTTTTTAAGTCCGCCAGCACATGCATTCTTTTGGAGTATGAGTTGTAACATTCTCTGTTATTTGGTGTTTTCACTCGTCTCAAAAGGAAATTACCGCGAACGAAATTATGCGGAAATGTTTGTAGACAGTCGCAACTTCACCACCTTGCAAGACAGTGCATTGGTTTGGAAAGGAGAAGCCTATGTGGCAGATATCAAAAATGTATTGGTGCGTTTCTTGGGAGAACAACGCGCAACACGTGCCTTAAAAATCTTCTTCACCAAATACAATCTATCACCCAATACACAATTAGCCGATGCACGATTGATCAACTTTTCAGAAAAACTTCTAACGGGAAGTATTGGTGGTGCTTCCGCGAAAATTCTCATTGCCAGTGTGGTGAAAGAAGAACAAATCAGTTTGGTAGAAGTGTTGAAAATATTAGAAGAATCGAAAGAAAATATCGTCAACAACAAAGTACTTCGCGAAAAATCTGAAGAACTCTCGCAACTTTCATCCAAACTTAAAAATGCAAATAAAGAACTCATCACCAAAGACAAACAAAAAGATGAATTTTTAGACACAGTTGCGCATGAATTAAAAACACCAATTACAGGAATTCGTGCGGCAACAGAATTATTGATGGATGATGAAGATGACATGCCGAAAGACCTGAAAAATCAATTTCTAAAAAACATTCTACAAGATTCTGATCGCTTGGCGCGATTGATCAATAATATTTTGGATTTTGAAAAACTAGAAACAGGTCGTTTACACTTGAACATGCAGACGAACGATCTTCAAAAAACCATTGCAAAAGCGGTCGGAAGCATTCAGCAAATCGCTTCCAAAAAAAATATAAAAATCAATAACAAAACGGCACATGCTATCACCATTATCTATGATGAAGATCGCATTCTGCAGGTATTGACCAATTTACTATCAAATGCAATCAAATTCTGCCCAAAAGAAAACGGAAAAGTCACCATTGATTACAAGCTTGGAAATGGGGAAGTTGAGGTATTTGTAAAGGACAATGGAAAAGGAATTCCAACAGAAGATCACGACTATATTTTTGACAAATTTTATCAATCAAAACACCAAAACATCATCAAGCCACAAGGCAGTGGATTAGGGCTCGCCATTACAAAACAAATTGTGGAAAAACACGGCGGAAAAATATGGGCAAAAAAAGGGAGAAAAAATGGTGCAACACTTGTTTTTACGCTACCTTTTGACTAAATTGGTGTCAGTTTAAAAATAATGAAGAAAATTTTAATTGTCGACGATGAACCTAACATCGTAATGTCGTTGGAATATGCTTTTAAAAAGCAACAATTTGAGGTGTTTATTGCACGTGATGGAAGTGAAGCCTTAGAGATTTTACAGCACCAAATTCCAGACGTTGTTTTGTTAGACATCATGATGACAAATGTAGACGGATATCAAACGTTGACACAAATTAAGGAAAATGACAGTTTGCAACACACAAAAGTGGTGTTTTTAACTGCTAAAAATAAAGCTTCAGACGTTGAAAAAGGATTAAAACTTGGAGCAGATAAATATTTAACAAAACCTTTTTCAGTAAAAAAAATAGTTTCAGAAATTCTGGAATTAGTCACTTAGAAATAGTCTTCTAAGTCTTATTAAATGTTGGTTTTGTGTGCAAACAAACAATATTTAATTAAAGTTTTGAAGACATGAAATTACGTATCAATCCATTAGCGTCAGATATTATCATAACGATGTACGCTGTCGTAACACTTTTTCTTCGGTTTAAGTTTGAAAACGAAGCATCTGTTAGTACTATGAACTCTCTTGTAATGGGCATTTGTTTTGTCGTGATTATTTGGGCTTTGATAAAGCTTAAAGTATTGAATCCGAATTGGTTCGGGCTGTTCAATTCCAAAAAGTCAAAGTCATGAACTATCAAGAATTCTATCAAAAAAGCATAGCTTATCCCGAAGTTTTTTGGCGTGAACAAGCAAGTACTTTAGACTGGCATACACTGCCAAAAACAATCCTTTCCAAAGATCAAAACAACTATTATCAATGGTTTGAAGATGGCAAACTCAACTTGAGTTATTTGTGTATTGACAAGCATATTTTAGCTGGTTTTGGAACGCAAAATGCGATCATTTACGATTCGCCCGTCACAGAAAAAAAGCAATACATTAGCTTTAACGAATTGCATGCTGAAGTCGCCAAATTAGCAGGCGCTTTGCAGCAATTAGGACTTCAAAAAGGCGATACATGTATCATCTACATGCCAATGATTCCACAAGCGATCTATGCCATGTTAGCGTGTGTCCGAATTGGCGTAATTCATTCGGTAGTTTTCGGCGGATTTGCACCACACGAACTCGCCATTCGTATAGATGATTGCAAACCAAAAGCAATCATTACCGCTTCTAACGGAATTGAAATACAACGGATCATTCCTTACAAACCTTTTGTAGATGAAGCGATTGAAAAAGCACAACACAAACCAAAAAATGTGATCGTTTTTGATCGAAAATTAGGTGTAAAAATTCCACAAAAAGTCTATGATATTGACTATGCTACTTTGGTTGAAAATGCGGAATCTGTAGAAGCAATTCCGCTAGAAGCCACACATCCATCGTACATTCTATACACTTCCGGAACCACGGGAACTCCAAAAGGAATCATTCGCGATACAGGCGGTTATGCAACAGCCTTAAAATTCTCCATGAAATATGTATATGGTGTGGATGAAGGCGACACGTATTGGGCGGCGAGTGACGTCGGTTGGGTTGTAGGACATAGTTACATTGTATACGGACCTTTATTAAATAGAAATACAACAATTTTATTTGAAGGAAAACCGATCAAAACGCCAGATGCTTCTACGTTTTGGCGTGTGATTAGTGAACACAATGTAAAAGTGATGTTTACGGCACCAACAGCTATTAGAGCCATCAAAAAAGAAGATCCTAATGGAAATCTAGCAAAGCAATTTGATTTGTCTTGCTTAAAGTATCAATTTTTAGCAGGCGAACGTTGTGATGTTGCAACGCTGAATTGGACGAAAGAAAAACTCAACGTTCCCGTAATTGATCATTGGTGGCAAACCGAAAGTGGCTGGCCCATGTTGGCAAATATGGCTGGCGTAGGATTGCAACCGATCAAAGCGGGTTCGGCAAGTTTTCCCGTGTGCGGATATGACATTCACATCGTAAATGAAGCAGGCGAGAAGGTTTCTGCTAACACAGAAGGCTATGTGGTAGCCAAATTACCATTGCCACCAGGAACGTTACAGAATCTTTGGGGAAATACAGAACGATTCCGAAAAGGATATTTAGAACGTTTTCCAAACTATTATTTTTCGGGCGATGGCGGATACAAAGATGAAGATGGTTATGTGTTCATCACAGGTCGCGTAGACGATATTATCAACGTAGCAGGACATCGTTTGTCTACGGCTGAAATGGAAGAAGTGGTCGCATCTCACAAATCTGTTGCGGAATGCGCCGTTTTTGGTGTGCATTGCGACATAAAAGGTCAAAAACCATTGGGTTTGGTCGTTTTAAAATCTGGCGAAAGCCTTACAGAGACACACATTCAAAAAGAAATCGTTCAAGACGTACGTCAAGAAATTGGTGCAGTAGCATCGTTCAAAGATGTATTGGTCGTCAATCGTTTGCCAAAAACACGCAGCGGAAAAATTCTACGGAAGTTACTGCGAAATATTGCTGACAAAAACGAATATAAAATTCCATCTACCATAGATGATACTACTATAATCAACGAAATACAAGCCATTTACAAAAATCACCGTATTGGCATTCACAAATAAAAAATGAAACAATCATGAGTAATTATCACATAAA harbors:
- a CDS encoding helix-turn-helix transcriptional regulator gives rise to the protein MLKNILLKIDLIENVALFLRMETDHFISSIGIIIVLFFATVLLTSKRYKSRANHLLTACLITLSLLMLRINAIFEETLFFEILCFLRIEYLFSVFLYMYVCEVIKEKISKTTFILFLSPFMLLSSLYIGSIAVENSSLETFLEGFEVFETYIIITFNVLVVTLAMIKIYRSNAEFDVRKWLFAISWSLIVVMLFFLILEVIELLFDVELWGSFGVIMSLFFVRISYTGIQKLQIQQDQKAIQKIYSNSKKSTTAVKNNVTLNHFEHMQLLMRDEELFRDPSLNRTLLAEKLGLSVSSVTRILKEEGQISCKDFINQYRIQLAKEMLTDVRFHVFSLEAIGKEVGFKSRSTFYETFKKEVGVSPGTFKKK
- a CDS encoding helix-turn-helix domain-containing protein, whose product is MKIDLCPNCGSDQYIKSGIVNNRQRYKCKKCSYFFSVNKLGKKIDDYYVNKSLQLYLEGLTYREIERILGISHVSIMNWVKKYNIKRPYNSSYHPTYKILNADELGTYFQNAENIKGAGVIVTELGDKFMLIKWERFKD
- a CDS encoding DUF4212 domain-containing protein → MSEKQKHATAYWKENLKYLVILLSIWFIVSYGCGILFREELNQFRLGGFKLGFWFAQQGSIYVFVILIFVYVRLMNKLDKKYGFDE
- a CDS encoding sodium:solute symporter family protein, with product MSVQTWTWILVGITFALYFGIAIWARAGSTKEFYVAGGGVSPLANGMATAADWMSAASFISMAGIISFAGYDGSVYLMGWTGGYVLLALLLAPYLRKFGKFTVPDFIGDRYYSNAARTVAVICALIVSFTYVAGQMRGVGIVFSQFLQVDINTGVVIGMAVVLTFAFLGGMKGITYTQVAQYCVLIFAFMVPAFFISMQMTGNIIPQIGMGGEIAEGVPLLDHLDQLHTKLGFNEYTSGTKSTWDVFAITLALMVGTAGLPHVIVRFFTVPKVKDARKSAGYALLLIAILYTTAPAIAVFSRTNLIETVSEKQYSEIPQWFKNWEDTGLIAWADKNGDGKIQYVAGDALKGKPKYTEERGAHGERLVSNAKATEMNELYVDRDIMVLANPEIANLPNWVIALVAAGGLAAALSTAAGLLLVISTSISHDLIKKQINPNISDKGELKWARISIVIAVVIAGLFGIYPPGFVAAVVALAFGLAAASFFPAIILGIFDKRMNKQGAIAGMVVGIVLMLFYMIRYKTGLIGVMDPLPKSEWWFGTSPEGFGTIAMIVNVVVSVVVSRLTPVPPSDVQEMVESIRIPSGAGEASSH
- a CDS encoding papain-like cysteine protease family protein; translated protein: MKTKFLLFLKLVFLTIIIQSCCTPSTVIGNVNNILRPQETSQWCWAAVTQMIAENEGQFVTQCDLANHRFGKTNCCDFENAGQSCPKTNDCRTPGWLELDFAGVNFSTSNAGLSLAQLRKSIYCSKDVLGYAYGTPGVVGHVVVVKGYFSIGGTDYVVLNDPWSPCTGSERVITYAEYLDPSGPRTHWTTWYKTSKK
- a CDS encoding ATP-binding protein; its protein translation is MNNYTLVFIIISYLAVLFYVAFLAEKRRQSKWVNNPYVYTFSLAVYCSAWTYYGSIGIAANSGINFLPIYLGPVIAAPLWIIVLRKIIRISKQHKISSIADFISLRYGNNRFLGALVTIVCLLGTLPYISLQLKAVSETFEIMADETSYISTSVFDDSTFYVALLLAIFATFFGTQNTDASEKHKGIIASVAFESIIKLVFFLIIGVYITFYLFDGTTDIYNQMSASMENFQELVTLGSVENGFDWFFMIALAFIAIFLLPRQFQVSVLENTREKHLKKAIWLFPLYLLLFNFFVIFIAWAGKLTFGNTQNAEYYTLLLPLENGNSFLATLVFLGGFSAVISMVIVSTLALSTMVSNNLIIPYGFLDKFIKNQTERNSKYIKNIRRISIFLIIIGAYFFYVSFSKELSLYSIGLISFVIIAQLAPSFFIGLFWNRGASKAAIIGIIVGTLIAMYTLILPFILQAYTGTDDFIQYGLNGISMLKPYALFGIDFLSPPAHAFFWSMSCNILCYLVFSLVSKGNYRERNYAEMFVDSRNFTTLQDSALVWKGEAYVADIKNVLVRFLGEQRATRALKIFFTKYNLSPNTQLADARLINFSEKLLTGSIGGASAKILIASVVKEEQISLVEVLKILEESKENIVNNKVLREKSEELSQLSSKLKNANKELITKDKQKDEFLDTVAHELKTPITGIRAATELLMDDEDDMPKDLKNQFLKNILQDSDRLARLINNILDFEKLETGRLHLNMQTNDLQKTIAKAVGSIQQIASKKNIKINNKTAHAITIIYDEDRILQVLTNLLSNAIKFCPKENGKVTIDYKLGNGEVEVFVKDNGKGIPTEDHDYIFDKFYQSKHQNIIKPQGSGLGLAITKQIVEKHGGKIWAKKGRKNGATLVFTLPFD
- a CDS encoding response regulator transcription factor gives rise to the protein MKKILIVDDEPNIVMSLEYAFKKQQFEVFIARDGSEALEILQHQIPDVVLLDIMMTNVDGYQTLTQIKENDSLQHTKVVFLTAKNKASDVEKGLKLGADKYLTKPFSVKKIVSEILELVT
- a CDS encoding acetate--CoA ligase translates to MNYQEFYQKSIAYPEVFWREQASTLDWHTLPKTILSKDQNNYYQWFEDGKLNLSYLCIDKHILAGFGTQNAIIYDSPVTEKKQYISFNELHAEVAKLAGALQQLGLQKGDTCIIYMPMIPQAIYAMLACVRIGVIHSVVFGGFAPHELAIRIDDCKPKAIITASNGIEIQRIIPYKPFVDEAIEKAQHKPKNVIVFDRKLGVKIPQKVYDIDYATLVENAESVEAIPLEATHPSYILYTSGTTGTPKGIIRDTGGYATALKFSMKYVYGVDEGDTYWAASDVGWVVGHSYIVYGPLLNRNTTILFEGKPIKTPDASTFWRVISEHNVKVMFTAPTAIRAIKKEDPNGNLAKQFDLSCLKYQFLAGERCDVATLNWTKEKLNVPVIDHWWQTESGWPMLANMAGVGLQPIKAGSASFPVCGYDIHIVNEAGEKVSANTEGYVVAKLPLPPGTLQNLWGNTERFRKGYLERFPNYYFSGDGGYKDEDGYVFITGRVDDIINVAGHRLSTAEMEEVVASHKSVAECAVFGVHCDIKGQKPLGLVVLKSGESLTETHIQKEIVQDVRQEIGAVASFKDVLVVNRLPKTRSGKILRKLLRNIADKNEYKIPSTIDDTTIINEIQAIYKNHRIGIHK